A single genomic interval of Oryza sativa Japonica Group chromosome 7, ASM3414082v1 harbors:
- the LOC4343322 gene encoding anthocyanidin 3-O-glucosyltransferase 6, which translates to MAIPTLVLLPTWGTGHLMSLLDAGKRLLGCRGGGGLSLTVLVMQPPRKEYASAVAATVRREEASGLDIRFRHLPAVEPPTGCAGVEEFVSRFVQLHADHVRAAVSGLDCPVAGLVIDFFCTTLLDVARELAVPAYVYFTSNAACLALLLRLPALEGEVTVEFEEMDGEVDIPGLPPVPPSSLPMPVMDKKNPNYTWFVYHGRRFMEANGIIVNTVREIERSVLAAIADGRVTPGVRAPVIHPVGPVISFTPPSDDPPHECVRWLDAQPPASVVFLCFGSMGSLAPPQVLEVAHGLERSGHRFLWVLRGAPAAGGSMNPTDADLDELLPEGFLERTTGRALVWPTWAPQKEILAHAAVGGFVTHGGWNSTLESLWFGVPMVPWPLYAEQHLNAFTLVAAMGVAVAMKVDRKRNNFVEASEVERAVRSLMGGSEEGRKAREKAAEMKAVCRKAVEEGGSSDMAVHKLYEELSTQTA; encoded by the coding sequence ATGGCGATCCCGACCCTCGTGCTGCTGCCAACCTGGGGCACCGGCCACCTCATGTCCCTGCTCGACGCCGGCAAGCGGCTGCtcggctgccgcggcggcggaggcctctCGCTCACGGTGCTCGTCATGCAGCCGCCGAGGAAGGAGTATgcgtccgccgtcgccgccaccgtgcgCCGGGAGGAGGCATCGGGCCTCGACATCCGCTTccgccacctccccgccgtcgaGCCCCCGACCGGCTGCGCGGGCGTCGAGGAGTTCGTCTCCCGCTTCGTGCAGCTCCACGCGGACCACGTGAGGGCGGCCGTCTCCGGCCTGGACTGCCCGGTGGCCGGCCTCGTCATCGACTTCTTTTGCACGACGCTgctcgacgtggcccgggagctCGCCGTCCCGGCCTACGTGTACTTCACCTCCAATGCCGCGTGCCTCGCTCTCTTGTTGCGCCTGCCGGCGCTGGAGGGGGAGGTCACCGTGGAGTTCGAGGAGATGGACGGCGAGGTGGACATCCCTGGGttgccgccggtgccgccgtcgtcgctgccgatGCCGGTGATGGACAAGAAGAACCCGAACTACACGTGGTTCGTGTACCACGGCAGGCGTTTCATGGAAGCCAACGGCATTATCGTCAACACGGTGCGCGAGATCGAGCGGAGCGTCcttgccgccatcgccgacggCCGCGTCACGCCGGGAGTCCGTGCCCCGGTGATCCATCCGGTAGGCCCGGTGATCTCGTTCACCCCGCCCTCCGATGACCCGCCGCACGAGTGCGTGCGGTGGCTCGACGCGCAGCCTCCGGCCTCCGTCGTGTTCCTCTGCTTCGGGAGCATGGGcagcctcgcgccgccgcaggTGCTCGAGGTGGCGCACGGCCTGGAACGCAGCGGGCACCGGTTCCTGTGGGTGCTGCGCGgcgctccggccgccggcggcagcatGAATCCCACCGACGCCGATCTCGACGAGCTTCTCCCGGAGGGTTTCCTGGAGAGGACGACGGGGAGAGCTCTCGTGTGGCCGACGTGGGCGCCGCAGAAGGAGATCCTCGCGCACGCCGCCGTGGGCGGGTTCGTGACGCACGGCGGGTGGAACTCGACGCTGGAGAGCCTGTGGTTCGGCGTGCCGATGGTGCCGTGGCCGCTCTACGCGGAGCAGCACTTGAACGCGTTCACGCTGGTGGCCGCCATGGGCGTGGCCGTGGCCATGAAGGTGGACAGGAAACGGAACAACTTCGTCGAGGCGTCCGAGGTGGAGCGCGCGGTGAGGTCGCTGATGGGTGGGTCGGAGGAAGGGAGGAAGGCAagggagaaggcggcggagaTGAAGGCCGTGTGCCGGAAGGCTGTGGAGGAGGGTGGGTCGTCGGACATGGCGGTGCACAAGCTCTACGAGGAGCTCTCCACGCAGACG